GAGTCTAAAGGATGGCCGTTGAAGGCACCGCTAGGATTGCTGGGGAAGCCGTTGAATTCTCCTCCCGCGGGCATGACACCGGCACCCAGTCCGAGTCACAATCGACCGAACGGGGGCGTAGTACCGGAACGTCCTGCACCCCCTCGACCCGTCTGTCCACCCGGTGGTCCCGTACCGGTGTCGAGCGACGGATCGCTACGAAACAAGTATCCACAACGTCCTCCGGATCCGGTTCGTGTGGCACCCACTCCAGTGCAATCTGGACCGTCGCCATATCCAACGCCTCATACCCAACAGTTTAGTCAACCGGTTCCTCCTGCAATGGGAGGAGGTGGTGGCCTATTCTCGTCGATAAAGGGTGGCGCGGGAAGCTTTTTGAAGAATCTTAAAGATACCTCGTCGAAAGTGATGCAAACGGTTCAGCAAAGCATTGCCCGAACGGATCTGGACATGAGCTACATTACGCAGCGGATCATCGTGATGCCATGTCCGTCCGAGGGCATCGAGTCGACGTACCGCACGAACAACATCGAGGATGTAAAGCTGTTCCTGGACAGTCGCTACCAACCGACAAAGCTGAGCGTATACAATCTGGTGGGTCGGAACAGTTGTCCACGGTTGCCACCGCCAGTGCGAACGGTAGATGCCGGTTTCATATACGCGCCCGTTCCGCTGCAAAGTGGCAAAGCTCCGATACTGACCGGGCTTTATTCGCTCGTAGAAGATATTTACGGGTTTCTGAGTGCCGATCCGAAAACGATCGTCATCATTCAGAGTCCTGACTGTGGCCGTGCGCTGGCGGCGAccgttgtgtgtgctttgctgATATACGCCTCGCTCGTAACGGAACCGGAGGATGCAATGCAAATGTTTGCCATCAAACGAACACCGCCCAGTTTGCGCGCCTCGGAGCTCCGCTATCTGTACTATCTGGGAGACATTGTTCGTTCGATACCGCATCTGCCGCACTACAAGCCGGTAACGCTTGTTTCACTCGCTGTGACCCCGGTGCCGCGCATGACAAAGGCACGCGACGGTTGCCGGATGTTTGTGGAGGTAGCTACGGCGGATCGTACGGTATTTTGCACGTTGCAGGATTATGAACGAATGCGCCTGTATCATACATCGGAAGGCAAAATTGCGCTCGCAATGAATGTCACCGTGTGCGGCGATGTTACGATCAGCTTATACCATGCCCGAAACGCACTCGGCGGTATGGGACGGCCGCAGGGCATCAAGATCTGCCAGTTACAGTTTCACACCGGTTTTATCCCCGAGGAAGAAACGTTGATCAATTACGATCGTGCAGAGTTGGACGAGGTGCCGGATGTGGAGCATGTACCGCAAAAGTTTAGCGTAGCTCTAAGTGTATTCGTGGGAGATTCGGAACGCCCACCGTCAGCAAATCCACCTTGGAACACGGCGAAAGCGTCGCGCGATCCTCGCATCCTGTTCGCTTCTCAGCTCGAGTATGAAGAGAACGTTGATAACTTCGTTACGAAACCTAGCAGCAAGGGAAGCGCAGAATCGGTAGTACCACATAAACCTCCTCCGCCACGACCGGCACCTCCATCACCACAGCCGGCGCATCGAGTGTTGGGTGACGATGCGTCCCGGATGACAATGTCCGGTACTCCACCGACCACCGTCGGTATGGAGGAACGTGAGGCTGATCTTTTAAATCTAAACAAATCTAGTCAAGCAAGGCAAGCGCCGGAAGATTCACGGCCGGTTCCAAACATCGAAGAAAGTTACGATCTTCTTGGTGGGCTTTCGCCCCCAGTCGTCCCGGGGCAAAGGGGCAGTGAAGCGGCGGTACAAGGTGGCCGAAGTACGACAACGACAGCCGTACTGGATGATATATTCGGAACGCTCGACGATACAACGGTGCCAAGTGGGGGCACCACCCTACCCAGTACCAAGTCCAGCAGTGATTTAAATGGGCTCAATCTTAACTTTGATCACTTTGGTGGTGTAGCGCAACCAGCCAGTGGAGCTCCTTTCACGAACGGTACTGGTCAATCGGACGCGTCGGCAAACAATGCCAACAATAGCTTTGGTTTCGATGCATTTGCTGGGGTGGCTCCACAATCGATCTACAATAGTGCTGCACCGGTGGTACAACCTACGGCAACGATCCCACAGCAGCAACCTTCATCGAATAGTGCGGCATCGAAAGATCCTTTCGCAGACATAGGAAATTTGGCGGCAGGTCTCGGGGCAGGTGCcagtggtggtgttggtggaggTGCTGCGGCTGGTGGTTCTGCCGGTGTTCCCAGCGGTTGGGGTGGTAAACCGGGAACTACTCCCAGCCCTCGTTCTACACATTTCTCCAGTCCGACACATCAGTTCAGTGGGGCTAGCACGGCTAACCCATCGCCGAGGGCACCATCTACACCAAATCACCAAATGCGTAGTCCGAATGATCCTACTCAACCGCAGGCACGCCCCGACTATAGTCGCTCCCATTTTGAACCGtcgaaaaatggaagcaatGGAAATGCAAAGGATGcaccgggtggtggtggtggtggcggactGCGGTCGGGGGACATTTTTGGCGACATTCTTGGCCAGCAAGGGTACTCGTTCGGTAGTACCAAAAATCAAGGACCGCGAACGATGAACGATATGCGCAAAGAGGAGCTAGTAAAGGAGATGGACCCGGATAGGGTGAAACTGATGGAATGGGTATGAAACGGGGTTGCGGAATGGTCGATGGAAAACTTCCGGAGAATCGTTATCTAATtacgtttaatttttgtttatcccCGTTGTTTTCCAGACTGAAGGTAAAAAGAATAATATTCGTGCGTTACTTTGCACCGTCCATACCGTGCTATGGCCCGGCGCTAAGTGGACAAAGTGTGAAATGCATCAACTGGTGTCGGCAGCAGATGTGAAGAAAATTTACCGCAAAGCCTGTCTCGCCGTACATCCCGACAAGGTATGTGGTTTAACACTAGAACGAACTGGAAgtcattttgtttggtttgggatTTTCGAAACTGAAATACTTGTTgaagtatactaattttaacaACAATGTTTCGACAAGACATTcgatttcaatgatttttcaaattatataTTTTGATGAAGTTCTAGAAATTGGAAATGTTATGAACTAGAccgaaaatattatttcaaattctttttaaccttttttttccaatgtaAAAATATTGGTTACGGTTTGGTTACAAAGTTAGTGAAAGTAAATGTAATTATGCATATTATTGGAATATTTAGAAATCTTTACAGTATACAATGCAgaatataagaataaaaaataaaatgaaaaattgattgattgggTAGAATTGAGTACATTGTAAAAATGGCAGTTTGCTCGTTTGAATGGATAAGAAAAGCTTCTATTCGTTATGGGAATTGtggtttaattttccattgttttatctttttcagCACACTGGTACGGAGAATGAAAGTATGGCTAAAATGATATTCATGGAGCTGAACAACGCGTGGACTGAGTTCGAAAGTGATGCTAGCCAGCAGAATCTATTCTCCAACTAAGCATCAACATGCTCTAACGCCTGAGTGCTATGGAAAGGGTAGGTAATAATTTGTAAGTGTGTTACAATAGTTTAATTATTTCCAATAGTTCACCAAATATTCGACCAGCTGACGTCGATTGTCGAATGTCCCTTATTGTTGCTTCTCACGATGGAAAGCATTTTCCACGAAACGATAAACAAACATCACGTTAGTCTCTCTTTTTTTACGTGaaacattttgaatttttaacgCATCGAACTGTAATATGCGTTTCTTTCGTATAAGAAACATAGCTGTTGTTTCCACCTCTAGGACG
This genomic window from Anopheles maculipalpis chromosome 2RL, idAnoMacuDA_375_x, whole genome shotgun sequence contains:
- the LOC126556756 gene encoding cyclin-G-associated kinase; the protein is MSDFLKSAINYFNATPSNGLDNDFVGQTVEVANVKLRIKRVIAEGGFAYVYVAQDVQSNTEYALKRLLGTDKEECNNIIREINVHKQVSGHPNVVKFVAATFIDRTQSTNSQRRAEYLLVSELCKGGSLYDCLEQDLAPETVLRVFYQATKAVAHLHSQAKPINHRDIKIENFLIGSDGLLKLCDFGSASTDSYAPDVTWNAQQRDTLEDALTRCTTPMYRAPEQLDTWANYPIGIKMDVWALGCILYCLCYRKHPFEDSAKLRIINANYTIPANDSRYACFSEIIRGCLQIDPNQRFDTAMILERLAAVAESKGWPLKAPLGLLGKPLNSPPAGMTPAPSPSHNRPNGGVVPERPAPPRPVCPPGGPVPVSSDGSLRNKYPQRPPDPVRVAPTPVQSGPSPYPTPHTQQFSQPVPPAMGGGGGLFSSIKGGAGSFLKNLKDTSSKVMQTVQQSIARTDLDMSYITQRIIVMPCPSEGIESTYRTNNIEDVKLFLDSRYQPTKLSVYNLVGRNSCPRLPPPVRTVDAGFIYAPVPLQSGKAPILTGLYSLVEDIYGFLSADPKTIVIIQSPDCGRALAATVVCALLIYASLVTEPEDAMQMFAIKRTPPSLRASELRYLYYLGDIVRSIPHLPHYKPVTLVSLAVTPVPRMTKARDGCRMFVEVATADRTVFCTLQDYERMRLYHTSEGKIALAMNVTVCGDVTISLYHARNALGGMGRPQGIKICQLQFHTGFIPEEETLINYDRAELDEVPDVEHVPQKFSVALSVFVGDSERPPSANPPWNTAKASRDPRILFASQLEYEENVDNFVTKPSSKGSAESVVPHKPPPPRPAPPSPQPAHRVLGDDASRMTMSGTPPTTVGMEEREADLLNLNKSSQARQAPEDSRPVPNIEESYDLLGGLSPPVVPGQRGSEAAVQGGRSTTTTAVLDDIFGTLDDTTVPSGGTTLPSTKSSSDLNGLNLNFDHFGGVAQPASGAPFTNGTGQSDASANNANNSFGFDAFAGVAPQSIYNSAAPVVQPTATIPQQQPSSNSAASKDPFADIGNLAAGLGAGASGGVGGGAAAGGSAGVPSGWGGKPGTTPSPRSTHFSSPTHQFSGASTANPSPRAPSTPNHQMRSPNDPTQPQARPDYSRSHFEPSKNGSNGNAKDAPGGGGGGGLRSGDIFGDILGQQGYSFGSTKNQGPRTMNDMRKEELVKEMDPDRVKLMEWTEGKKNNIRALLCTVHTVLWPGAKWTKCEMHQLVSAADVKKIYRKACLAVHPDKHTGTENESMAKMIFMELNNAWTEFESDASQQNLFSN